TTCAGCCCGGCGGCTCCGTGCGCGACGAAGAAGTGATCGCCGCCGCGGACGAGCACGGGATCGCGATGGTCTTTACCGGCCGCCGCCTTTTCCGCCACTGATGCGCTTCATCCCCGCGCGGGCGGAATGATCCGCGTGTGGCGGAGAATGATCATTCGCTGATCATCATCCCCGATGTCATGCAGCCCCGAGACGCCATCCACGAGTGGCGTCTCGGGGCTGTTCGGTTTCCGGTGGGACTGGTTTCAGCGCGGCGGCGGGCGGGGGCCCTCACCCCGCGTGCTGCGCACGACGACCCTCTCCCACGAACAGATGTGGGAGAGGGAGCACACACCAGTTTCGTGCGGATCGGATGGTTTGGCGCGGCGGCGGGCTCCCCCCTCCCCCCAGCCCCCTCGCCCCCGCAAGCGGGGGAGGGGGAGCCGTTCGGCGCGGAGGCGGGTTCGGCGTGCGTTCCCGCTGTTGGAGCGGCGGATTCATTCGCTCAACAGACCCCGCTCACGCGACGAACTCCGCCCCATGCGCCGAACCCCCGCCTCCCCAACCCTCCCCCAGTCTTTTTTGGGGGAGGGTGGGCCGGTGGTGCCGGCCCGGGTGGGGGCCGCCCGCGAACTCCGCTCCCTGCGCGTAAACCATCCGCCGCGCTCGCGTGTCATCCTCCGCCAGCATCGGGGGAGTCCGCGGCGCGTGGTTTGACGGCACCGCGCTCCCCGCCTACCTTGGCGCGCTCTCAACCCGCCGTGCCGCAGCACGCAGGCTCGCTCCGGCGGCGCCGGCCGCGGCGCGGTGCGTCACGACCGGCCGGCGGGCCGGCCCTGTACGGAGCACGGTGTGTACGGACTGATCTTTGACCCGTTTGCGGGCGCCAGCGGCGACATGACCGTCGCCGCCCTGCTGGACCTGGGACTGCCGCTGGAATGGCTGCAGTCCTTTGTCGCCGACCTCGACCTGGGCGACATCCGCGTCGGCGCCGAAAAGGTGGACCGCAAGGGCATCTCGTGCACGCGCCTGCTGCTGGAACTGCCGCACGAGCACGCGCACCGGCACCTGCACCACGTCGTAAAGATCATCGAGGGCACCCGCGTTCGCCCCGAAATCCGCGACCGTGCGGTGCAGGCGTTCACGCTTCTTGCTGAGTCCGAGGCCGCCGTTCACGGAACCACCGTGGATCGCGTGCACTTTCACGAAGTCGGCGCGCTGGACGCCATCGTGGACGTGCTCTGCTCGGTGGCCGGGTGCTACGAGCTGGGCGCCACCGAGTTCTACACCCGCCCCGTGGCCCTGGGCCGCGGCTGGGTCGACATGGCGCACGGGCACTTTCCCGTGCCGCCGCCGGCCGTGCTCAAGCTGCTGAGCGGCATTCCCGTGCGCGACCCGGAGTTCGAGGGCGAGTGCACCACCCCCACCGGCGCGGCGCTCATCAAGGCGCTTACCGGGGGCGCGCCGCCACCGGTGACGTTTACGCCCGTGCGTGACGGCTTCGGCGCGGGAACGCGCGATCCCAAGGACCGGCCCAACTGCCTGCGGCTGGTGCTGATCGAGGGCGGCTCCGCGTCCGGCGACGTCGTGGTGCTGCAGGCCGACATGGACGACCTGCCGCCGGAGTACGTGCCGGGGCTGCTGCAGGCCGTGCTGGACGCGGGCGCGCTGGACTGCACCGCGCAGCCCGTGGCGATGAAGAAGGAGCGCACCGGCGTGCGCATCGAAGCGCTGGCGCTTCCCGCCGCGCGCGAGGCGGTGCAGGCGGCGCTGTTCCAGGCCGGCACCACCATCGGGGTACGCTGGTGGCTGGCCAGCCGCGAAGTGCTGCCGCGGCGCATGGATACGGTGACGTGGCGCGGGGAAGCCATCCGCGTCAAGCGCTCGCGGCTGCCCGGCGGCGGCGAGCGCGCCAAGGCCGAGTTCGAGGACGTGG
This DNA window, taken from Longimicrobium terrae, encodes the following:
- the larC gene encoding nickel pincer cofactor biosynthesis protein LarC; this translates as MYGLIFDPFAGASGDMTVAALLDLGLPLEWLQSFVADLDLGDIRVGAEKVDRKGISCTRLLLELPHEHAHRHLHHVVKIIEGTRVRPEIRDRAVQAFTLLAESEAAVHGTTVDRVHFHEVGALDAIVDVLCSVAGCYELGATEFYTRPVALGRGWVDMAHGHFPVPPPAVLKLLSGIPVRDPEFEGECTTPTGAALIKALTGGAPPPVTFTPVRDGFGAGTRDPKDRPNCLRLVLIEGGSASGDVVVLQADMDDLPPEYVPGLLQAVLDAGALDCTAQPVAMKKERTGVRIEALALPAAREAVQAALFQAGTTIGVRWWLASREVLPRRMDTVTWRGEAIRVKRSRLPGGGERAKAEFEDVARAAARLGMNPLEAYRALLADGVARED